The genomic interval TTGTATGCATTTATTATTTAAATGTATTAATGTAATTGGTGCTCTTTTCCAGTGCTCTGTATAttataaaacttaaaaaaagaaaagaaaaaaaatatcgatataaaaagacagaaaacagaacagagaaaaaaaatttgtataaGACTGAAATAAaccttcattatcttttcttccttctcctatacATACTTTCACTAGTACTAAAAccctcataagaacataaggagacTAAGACACCATGCATTACACAGGACAGCTTAAAGGAATGTAACAAACACTCACCTCAGATCCTTGGATGAACCATAAGACACCATGCATTATACAAGACAGCTTAAAGGAATGTAACAAACACTCACCTCAGATTCTTGGATGAACCACTGCTGCCCACACCAGACTGAGGCACCAGGCTGTCCTCAGCACCCCCTCCCTCATGCCTTCCTTGGGGAATGCAGCTCACAAAACCTGCCTGTTGTGTGAGagtgaaaacaggaaaatatgtaGTTATCAAAAATGTTCTAATCAATGGGCTCATCCATGTATATACAAAGAATTTATGTATTGGATCAAACATATATTTATGTAAATATAGGTAACAAACTACTTGAATTAGAGTTTGATATTACAGAGGACTGAATACAAGTGGATATGAACATaagaggaatgaataaaaaaaaaaaaaaacatgcaattgGCACTAtggagaaattaatagaaactGTTAAAAACAAATGGAGTCAATGTTATGCAGGTATGAATACATGGAGACAAGAAAATATGCATCAGAATAAAGTAGAAATTAATAGAGTCAAGAGAAAACATAATTTGAAATACAGTGAAGAGGAGCTGTATACGAACCactaatagcagcagcagtagtggcggTGGCTTCATTCTCCCTGTTGAGGCAAGACTCTCTACAAGAAGTGatgcatttcttctcttcttctcgcTTTTAATATCTCCAGCCACCAATAGCTCCTCCCACAGCTCTGGCTCCTCCCTTCTGTTCCAACCCCGCTAAGGGCCTGCGTTCTTATTCCTATTCTATTATCAACTGGAAAACTGAATATGGACACAGAGAACCACACAAATATAACTAATGTCATGTAAATAATGACAAGGCAAATACAGCTAACTAAAAACAGGGTAGAAATAGAGATAATAGTGACAAGGACTGCACATcaactgaaagaaagaatggataaATGGATACAAAGAACCATACAAATGAAACTGAGGCCCTGTATGAAGTGATTAAGTGAGTTTTGCTAATGAAAAAACAGAGTAGAGGTAGAGATGATAGGAGGAAAAATGCACAACTGAAGGAAAAACTGGATAAATACATACAATTACAGAATCCCATGAATACAGCTCAGGTCGTGTATTTCATGAGCAGGGAAATATTAAACAAATCTAAATAGTGTGTAGTTCATCTACTAAATCTAccatataccaggccagcaatcccacacgggCTGGCCGAGACAAAgaaccacacactcacactcttagaCCTACAACCCCTGGCAGAAAGAGACAACTCATGGACAATCCTAATGAATGGAACTTGAGCACAGAACAGGTGGCCACAAACTTCCACAGCATGGCCTGACAATATacactaaagaaagaaaaaaatatggtgaaaaCTAGGGAGGAAATTTGCAAGAAATACACCATGCATAAACATGAGTAATTTGTACagcatatggaaaaaaaaaatatatatatatatatataaaggcaaaaaagaaagggaaaaaatattaaagaaatgcATGCACCTAAATAAACCTAAATAATgtgaagaacagaaggaagaacaacattcggggaaaagagaggaagattacacaagaagcatggaaaacaagaaaaatagatatacatatgataatataaaaaaaaatatgaattactAACtggatagtaataaaaaaataataataatgatgagtagataataagaaaagtaaatgacAACTTCAACAAATATATACCAACATTaatcattcatctatttttgtgtaatttgataggcaataaattaatacaatatttgctaaatatatatatatatatatatatatatatatatatatatatatatatatatatatatatatatatatatatatatatatatatatatatatatatatatatatatatatatatatatatatatatatatatatatatatatatatatatatatatatatatatatatatatatatatatatatatatatatatatatatatatatatatatatatatatatatatatatatatatatatatatatatatatatatatatatatatatatatatatatatatatatatatatatatatatatatatatatatatatatatatatatatatatatatatatataatgtgtaaATAGCAAGGAATAAAACTAGACAATAGCATTAGTAAATACATATCAACATTAATCATTCACctattatttttgtgtattttgtgaagagagaaaacaaaaggaagtaaGATAAGTAACAATGGATTTCTCTCGCACTATTCTACACAATCAGTACCAGtatcctgtttttcttcctgttaaTATCTCTTCCCTGCAGGTGTTCTCTAAAAATACTACCTTTACCTCTCACTTACAAGATATCTATACAAAAAAATTCTGCAAGTTTCTGAAGTtctatattttttgttacttgtGTCAGTGGACAAACCagattattttcctcccttctgaCTTTTTAATAAAAACACAAGTTCCATCTGCAAATGTTTAAGTTTTGTATTACTTGCgattcactctttccttcttgtaaCACGTGCTTCAGCACCTTCTGGGTCAGCATGCATACATCTGTAGTGTACAAGGATCTTAATGAAAAGCAGAGTAAAAAAACTATATGATATTTaaattaaatatatgaatatacttacataataaaaaagaaaagtctggGTACAGagtaaaaaatattgataaaccAGCCACCCGCACACCTCCCAGGTCTGACCACCGTGTCCCTCACTGTTCGGGTGTGCTGGCAGTGGATTGCTGTCAAACTTAACCATCCAACAGATTACAAAAGTGCTACTCAGTCCAGTCACATGGACCATACATAACCTATGTACAAAAGTAATGCTAGAATGAGGCAGTGAAGACTTGCCCTGCCGTCACGGTTCCCAGGCTCACTCTCCTTCAGGCTGACCCAAGGCCAGTCAGGTGTTAAAAAGCAACACTACAGGTAAGTATAACACTGCTGAAAAGGACACATTGTCCATAAAACAGTAATACAACCATCATGTTTCTCACTTTGTAAGTACAAGTGTACAACGCCTGAAACaaaatcattatctttttatttgtggGGACACGTACCACACTCTGTCTCTTTGATCAAAGATATTATTCCTGAACTTAAGACGATattataattctttaattaCTGTAAGCATTTTTACCTATTTACTTTACTGTATAACACTGTCAGGGAAATGCAGTTACTTATACAAAACTGCAATTACTAAGAACTGGGGAGAACTTTAAACTCACTGTTGTCTGAATGTCAATTTCCTCACAGGCCACAATATGCCATGATTACCACCGGCCTGTTTCTAAAAATGCCTTTACATGGTgggccacccacacacacaactctcaCAAGTGACAGCCAACCCGCTCTGGTCGTGTCAGTGGCTCGGCTGTCAAGGTGAAGGTGCAGGCCAGCATGACAAGTTGACAACCTTTATTTGCTGACTACTGACAGGaacatcacaccaccacactgtcCATGCTGCCACACCTGGAACTGCTTACACCCCAAACCTGGCATATAAGAGCAGTCAGGCTGAGTGTGTGTCACCTACTCACCCTTGCTGGCAGTGAATTTCAAATTACAAGGAACAGGTAGATAAGGATCACCCACAGTCTGTCAGTCCAGCCCTAGCAATCCTAGCAGCTTCCTTAGCACCCTCACAAGCTGCCTGCTCCTGAGAGAGTGGCTAGTGTAAGTTTCACCATGTAAATAGGCCTGAACaagggaacttaaaaatattcaagTGTTCCTACAGCTGTTCTATCACCTGCACAAGCCAAACAAGACTCACCTACAGCAGTGGACAAAAGTCACACCTAAGACCAAAGCCCCTTCCGGGCCTCTGCACACAAGGAGCTGCAGACACACAATCCAGGACACAAATGCTCTAATGGTAATGCAAGAGACCCATCTATGGCATCTTCTACATGACGAGGCGAGTAAACTTTGTAGACccaacatgcacacacacacacacacacacacaaacacacacaccatacacatgcactctctctctctctctctctctctctctctctctccctgggcTGTTCAGAACTAAGGCGTCTGCTAAATGACAAGACAAGTGCATCTTTTAGtcccaacacaaacacacacacacacacacacacaccacacataaacacactctctctctctggggtgtTCAGAACAATGACCGCTGCAGAGGCTGGCAGTAGAAGGACACACAGTATGTCTTTGTACTTGTGAGCAAACGCAGAGACATCTGATGACGCagctttctactttttcttgtttttgtccttgATGGTGTACTTCTCATAGTTCTTCTGAGGGTCGTACGGTTCCCACCGGCTGGCAGGAAAGATGTGCTTGTTCCTCTCATACCACGTGCGCATCACCACCTTGCCTGAGGGTGGGAGAGCCAGCTGCGTTAAGCCTCTCAGCAATCGACTGTTAGTGCCGTTATCAGGGAGCTTTAAAGATTAGACgtcgataggtggaaataggtaggtgcattttatacagggactgccacatgtaggtctgatggcttcttgcaggttcatttattttatgttcttatgttcactgGCATGGTGTTCCTCTTTTATAGCCTTCTGAGCAATGAAAATAATTGTTTATAtgcaatagagaaagagaataggttaatttttttcttttctaggaTACAAATATGTTAATATTCCTCTTTCCCAGGATACAGAGCGATTTAAGATACTATGgtacaaaaaaataagcatCTAGGAAGCtgtgtaatgaaaaatatatgtatagcaCTGAAAGAGTTATGATGAAACATAATGTACAATAACAGTACTGATAACtagatgatgatcatgataaaTTGTGTCAACTCTTTCAATGATATGGTCTTCTCTTTATATCCCTCAGAGCACCTGGAATAATTGTTTATATGCAACAGAAATATTAATGTTCCTCACCAGCATGggactcctccttctccactgaCGCATCGCTGACCAGCCTGATGTCATCGTGGACGTCAAAGTGGAACAATGGACCGCTTTTGCCTCGAGCCTGAAGGGGAATAGTTACGGGTGTCATCACAGAACAGCCTTTTCTTGTTACATGAATTCCCTACCTTAGTGTTTATTAGAATATCTTTTAATTCTGTATGTAACTAGTAAACAAAATAACCATAAGCCATTTTCTTGCCACAAATTCCCTGCCTTAATGTTTGTTAATGCTGTACATAACTAGTCAGCATCACAACACAGTACCTTCTCAGTATATTGATTTTCTGTCTAAATATTTTTTAATTCTAGATAAAACCAGTCAATATCATAATAAAGCATTTCCTTGCCACTTAAATTCCCAGCCTTAATGTTTGCTAACTATTTATATAACTAGTTTACATCATAAAAAAAGTATCTTCGCATTATATGAAATAGATGTtagcttattttatttataaattatCAAAGAGTATGagtgagagataaagaaagatacatacatacaaataccaAGCATGTCTCCTCCAAAAACAGGGGTGGCCAAGACAAGCCACAGAATTTTCACATTCATAATCATTCACAACACTTTTAGCTCCTTGGACCctgatggagaagaggaggtactCCTGTCCTCACTTTATGAGGATCAGTCATGCAGAAAAGATAAGGAGGTTAAATAAAAACAGACTTGAAACTGTGAGCATGAGAAGAAGGCTCTTTAAATATACAAGAGGCATTAAGAGATATTAAGGAAGACACAAGAAAGATGGAGTTCGAAGAGACAATTTATGACTGCAAAACAACTAGAAGATTGAGAGACTGGAAGAGATAAGCCATCCAGTCCaattaaggaaaatatattaaacaAAGTAAGAATCAAAAGGTTCATTTCCATTGTTTCCTATTAAAGGGAGAGGTAAGCCATCCAACCcagtaagggaaaataaagatatcAAACAAGATAATTAAGAAGTGCTGATTTCAACTGTCTAATAGAAATAGtaaatttttccctcttctgcaAAATGATGCTGATCTCCTTTGTGTCTTATTAAGgggtcattttttcccctttcctcctctgcaTCTTTTCACGATGAAGTCATAGAAAATATAGGGGGAGAGATAAAGCATCCAACCATGTatggtaaaataaaaataccaaacaAAATGACTATGATAAGAGAGTGATTTACATTATGTCTTATTAACAAGTCCAtttttccacctctcctccgTACCTTGTTGACGATGAAGTCATAGAAGGTGTAGTGGTGGGGGATGATAAGGTCCTCTTTGATGTACATGAGGTGGTCGGCTGAGACAGATCGCAGCTCATTGAACTCCTTGCGCAGAATCTCCAGGCCACGCTGCAGGAACTGGTACACACTGTTGCCTGCCGGACAGGAGAGGTGTGAGTAAAGCAAAGATAAAGTGAGTGAGGTGGAGGTAAAGTGAGCTgaaggtgagatgaagtgagtTTAACTGAAGTGGTGTTGCAGGTAAGGTGAAGTGAGTGAGGTGGCTATTAAAATAGTGAGATAAAGTGAGGTGTGAGATGAAATGAGTTAGGTGAAGGTGAAGAGTTGGAAGTGAGATGAAATAAGTGAGATGATGTGATGTAAGGTGAAGATGATGCAAATTGgaagtaaagatgaaatgagTTGGAGATGAAGATGATGCAAGTTGGAGGTGAAGAAATTAGTTAAGAGTGAGATGAAGAGAGGTGTGGGGTGAACATGAAGTGATGTGAAGATGAAGTGAGGTGTGAGGTGAAAATGAAGAGgtgagctggagatgagatgaagtgagtaagatgaagatgaaataagATATGAAGTAGAGATAAATAATCACAACACAATACcaagaacaagacaaaacaaacaacacacaagctcctcctcacctttcttcattttaacaaagcaataaaataatcaaaacatGACACCAAGAACATGAAAATACAAGCAACACATGagctcctcctcacctttcttcattctcataaagcaataaaataatCAAACCATGAGGCCAAGAACAAGAATATACAAGCAACACATGagctcctcctcacctttcttcattctcacaaagcaataaaataatcaaaacacgacaccaagaacaagaaaatacaagCAACAGATcagctcctcctttcttcattctcacaaagcaataaaataatcacaacacaacatcaagaacaagacaaaacaaataacacatcagctctttctcacctttcttcattctcacaGAGCGTCGGTGGCCAGAGCCATCCCAGTAACTGAAGGTGATCTCAATCTCCTCATTCTTCATGGCCTCCTGTTTGGCAACCCATTCCTGCCACCAATAGTGcaatcatcgttattattactctACCACACTATCCTTGTATATTATATTCAAGATCCTATGTATTTTCTAATTCTCAAGTTGCTTCTTATGTTTCTAGTCTCACATCCAGAAAgtgttccctccttcacctgctgAGTTGTTTAGTTATTCCTCTCCTTGCATCCTCTCACTCCATTCTATTACCCAAGGTCTGTGCCTTTCATTTATCCCAACTCCAGCATTCCCTCTTTACATGCTCACATCCTCTCAATCACTCTCATTACTTCCTATTCAATACTCAAGCATTTACTTCCATTTATATCTATCCTTGCTCTAGCcttttaattcttttactttctattATATACTCAAGCATTCTGTCCTTCATTTACTTCTGTCCATGTTAAGTTTTAATCCTTtcattcccctctcactcctttctctcacaGGTACTAcaattatattttctcttaccTGCCTCAGCTCCTCCCTCAGTCTGTTCTCAGCATCCTCTCTGTCTCGGTCAGGTAGAAAGCTGGTGTCCACATCAGGGTTCTTGATCATCTTCAACTTGGATCCCTTATCAGCTTCCCCCTCACTAGTGGATGCATCACTTTCCTCCGCTTTGCCATTTTTCTCCGTTTCActcccctcctcatcttcttcttcctcgtcatcaTCTGGACAGAAACTGAGCTTGGCAATCTGTAGTTGTATAAAAAtggtgttttatattttctggtACAAATGgatgaatatttattttatttcagtctGACAAATGAAGCAAAATGGTAATGTGTTAAAAATAAACcctgtttgtattttttatgcCCCTTATGAAGGCTAGATAAATGATAGGCTGCTACCGGGAATAACCAATGGCAGGAAACTCAAGGTAACCATTTCTTTAGGCAACAACTGATCACAAAGACTTAGAATGCTTTTGATCAGCTTTGACTGTCCTATtgctatatattattttctttaggttaggttggctaCACACTCACTCCAACACACCTTTTCTCTCTGCTCCTTCTTCTTGGCTTGCTTGGCTTCAATCTCCTTCTTCAGCAGCTTCTCCTGTTCTCTTATTTTGCGAGCtagttccttttctctctccttcacaacaTCCTCCTGTTTTGCCTTCATCTCATTCAGTGTTACCAGACCGATGGTGGAGCTCTGCAGGACACCAAAGGGAATGATACTTGTTGGCATCTTTCTCAGTCATATATACAAGTGTCTCTCAATTTACATAATACTTTCAGGCATCGTGTAAACAGAAACTgtgttgaagaaaaaaaaaaaaaagaaaaaagaaaaaaaaactaataataaaaaaaaaaagggagattagGACATTTCACCAACTGCATTGCACCATGTTGTCCTAAATCTATTTACATACAATTGATCCTTGTTTTTAATTCTATTTTCAAAtataaaagctaaaataatcAAGATgcagaaaactggaaaaatttACCTTGATACTTAAGTCTATGCACAGACCAAATGAGTAGTTCATACAAAATCAATTAAACTTAATACATTTCAAGTTATGATAAACCAAATTTGTgtagaaaaaaattgtataaaatGAGTTACTTGTGATAAGTTCCAAGTTCTGCCTCAAGTCTCAGCACAAGACTTTGACACATTACTAACCTTCAGCTGCTGCTCCACTGCATCATAATGGACAGCAAATTTATTCTCAATTTTGTTGATCTTCAGGGTCTCTTccagtttcctcttcttctgctccatttcctcctgctccctctccctcctcttcttgatCTGCATGGCACGGCCAGCCTCGCTGGCAGCACCTTTGTACTGTGCCATCTTGCTGCTCTACCTTGCGTCTTCCCTGCTTCTgtaatttacatttattttgcttatttatttattttatgtaaatggatcactggccaaggacatcaatatatatatatacgagtatatgtgtgtgagtgtgcatatatatatatatatatatatatatatatatatatatatatatatatatatatatatatatatatatatatatatatataatatgtatttttggtgcttcatattttattgattgattcaattatttattgtttttgttctcacAAATATAGAGCTGGTTAATGTGGTACAATACAAACAGAATTcagcaaacaaaaaaacaaaaaataaataaataagatattaGCTACTGGAGTTTATATCCAGTCACttaattcagtttttttttccagttttcttttctttttttttttttttgtataattgaGAATTTTGTAAGGAATATTTCTTCTACAGCTTTTTTCTGTCACAAGCTAATAATTTTTGGGCTAagaatttttcatttattattggCCCACATGGAAGGGCTGTCATGGTGCCCTGTTCAGCTCACATCTCCTCACAGTCAACACTGCTGCCACTTACTGATCTTCTTCATTACTAATATTGAATGCTCCACTCACATCTGATTTGTTATTTGATACTAAATCATATGTGATCACCTCTCCCGCCACACATGCACAAATATCACCCTTTATGGAGGCAGATTTTAAATATCAGTTACTCAATGGCCAAGCTCTGTGTGAGGTGTGCTTCTGCTTCACATGGTATAATTAAGTTATCCTACAAAGATAACATGTCCTCATTGAAATttcggttttattatagtttaagccattacacactacgtggtaataacctacctcattttgttcttctcac from Scylla paramamosain isolate STU-SP2022 chromosome 23, ASM3559412v1, whole genome shotgun sequence carries:
- the LOC135112113 gene encoding protein FAM50A-like; amino-acid sequence: MAQYKGAASEAGRAMQIKKRREREQEEMEQKKRKLEETLKINKIENKFAVHYDAVEQQLKSSTIGLVTLNEMKAKQEDVVKEREKELARKIREQEKLLKKEIEAKQAKKKEQREKIAKLSFCPDDDEEEEDEEGSETEKNGKAEESDASTSEGEADKGSKLKMIKNPDVDTSFLPDRDREDAENRLREELRQEWVAKQEAMKNEEIEITFSYWDGSGHRRSVRMKKGNSVYQFLQRGLEILRKEFNELRSVSADHLMYIKEDLIIPHHYTFYDFIVNKARGKSGPLFHFDVHDDIRLVSDASVEKEESHAGKVVMRTWYERNKHIFPASRWEPYDPQKNYEKYTIKDKNKKK